The genomic segment ACGAATCAATGCCCATAAACTCATTACCAAAGTCATTGAAGGTGTTAAGTTCGTTGATGGAGAAATAAAGGAAGCTGCATAACTGGAGAACTTGAGGATACTATCAAAACAATCATCCACAACTCTTGACAATATCTCCATTGACACAGATGATGTCCTCTGGTTGATACAGTACATATTCGGTGGCTTGGACCCGCGTCCTGGATGTGTAGAATAGCCGGGCGGGCTTCGATCTACTGGATTCCGTTTTGGATTTTGCAGGCTTTCATGGTGTTGGTGAGGAGCATCGCAATGGTCATCGGACCGACACCGCCCGGTACAGGTGTTATATACGATGCCTTTTTCTCGCATGAGTCGAACTCAACATCGCCAACCACTCGGTAGCCCTTCTTGGCGGATGCATCTTCAACTCGATTAGTCCCGACATCAACAATAACACAACCGTCGGAGATCATATCGCCTTTCACGAATTCCGGTACACCCATCGCGGCTATCAGGATCTCAGCGCGGCGTGTATGCGATGCGATATCTTTCGTGCCCGTGTGGCAGAGAGTGACTGTGGCATTCGAACCTTTCCACTTCTGCTGCAACAACACCGCAAGCGGCTTGCCGACGATATTTCCCCTGCCGAGAATGACAACATCTTTTCCGGAGGGAGAGATATCGAACCTGCGCAAAAGCTCGATTATGCCAAGAGGAGTGCATGCAATGAACGACGGGCGCCCGAGCAGCATCATGCCGATACTTGCCGGATGAAATCCGTCGACATCTTTGATAGGACTGACCAGCATTATCATTTCGAGGCTGCTTAAATGCGACGGCAGCGGCTCCTGAACAAGAATGCCATGAATATCCTTGCGATCATTCAGCTCGCGGACTAATTCATTCAACTCCGACTGAGTGAACTCTTTTGGTCTGCGAATCACCTCGGAGTAGAAACCTACGTTGTTGCAGGCTTTCTGCTTGCTCGATACATATATCTCCGAGGCTGGATTATCACCGATGAGCACAGCAGCGAGCCCGGGAACGACGCCCTGCTCTTTCAGCTTCTCTGTCTCTTCCTTTAGCTCCGCTCGAATGTTTTTCGCGGTCGCTTTTCCATCAAGTATCTGAGCCATCGGTATCCTCTTCTTCGTCTGCGTCTTCATCCTCGTTTTCATCATCTCTGACGATTTCATAGCCTTCAGGGACTCTTCCATCAAAGTCCAACGAGAGTCGCTCAATTGAGATAGCTTTGCCCGTCTCATCGTCTACTTCTGCGATGACTCCCTGAATCTTGACATCATCTGACGAGACTGTGAATCTGTGCGGCAGAGCAGTCAGAAAGCGTCCCAGCACTCCATCGGCATTCATGCCAATGACACCGCTGTGCGGGCCGGTCATGCCAGCGTCAGTTATGAACGCCGTCCCGTTCGGCATGATATGTTCATCAGCGGTCTGGATGTGCGTATGAGTTCCCACCAGTAGCGACACTCTTCCATCGACGTAATGCGCCATCGCGCCCTTCTCAGATGTGGTCTCGGCATGGAAATCGACGACGATGATCTTCGTCGAGTCTTTCATCATCCGTAGTTCGCCATCAATCGTTCGGAAGGGGCAATCGATGTTTCGGCCAAATACACGACCTTCGGCATTGATGACGCCTACCTTCCGACCATCTGCGAGCGAGTGCAGGTATGAGCCGTATCCGGGGGAGCCTGAGGGGCAGTTAGCAGGTCGAATGACTCTGTTGGCGGCGAAATCAAGAAATGGGAATATCTCGTTCCTGTCCCAGATATGATTTCCGGAAGTCTGGACATCGACCCCGTACGACATGATTTTCTGCGAGATCGGTTTTGTCAGCCCGTAGCCACCCGCAGCATTCTCGACATTCGCAACGACAAAGTCTATCTGGTGCTTCACTTTTATCGGTCGAAGCAACTGGGACAGAGCCCAGCGCCCTGGCTTGCCCATTATATCAGCAATGAACAGTATTCTCACCAGCTCACCGATCTATTTGGCATAATCCACAGCTCTTGTTTCGCGAATAACCGTGACCTTGATCTGGCCCGGATATTCCATTTCTGTCTGAATCTTCATAGCAATATCAGACGCCAGTATCTGTGCCTTGGCATCGTCGATCTCGTCATGCTCGACTATCACTCGGATTTCACGGCCAGCCTGAATGGCGAATGCCCTCGCGACGCCTTTGAAGCTGTCTGCCATCTCTTCGAGCTTCTCGAGACGCTTGATATAACCTTCGAGCGGTTCACGTCTTGCACCCGGTCTTGATCCCGATATGGCATCGGCCGATTGTACGAGCACGGCATACGGTGACAACATCGGAATGTCACCATGGTGGGAGGCGACCGCGTTCACGACATATTCGTTTTCTACATATCGAGTAAGAAATGCTGCGCCAATTTCGGTGTGAGTTCCCTCGGTCTCGCGGTCTATCGATTTACCGATATCATGCAGCAGGCCACATCTTTTCGCCAACGTAGCATCAAGCCCGAGTTCGGCAGCCATCAGGCCGCAGATAATCGAGACCTCTTTTGAGTGCTGCAACACATTCTGGCCGTAAGATGTCCTGTAGTTGAGCTTTCCGAGGAGCTGTATAATATCATTGTGGAGATCATGGATTCCGAGCTCAAAGCAGGCTTGCTCTCCAGCCTCCCGGATCATCATCTCCATCTCCTTCTGGCACTTTTCGACGATTTCTTCAATGCGGGCAGGGTGAATTCTGCCGTCAGAAACCAGACGCTCCAGAGCCATCCGGGCTACTTCACGCCGAATTGGATCGTATCCGGACAGTATTACGGCCTCTGGTGTATCGTCGACAATGACATCAATGCCAGTGCACGTTTCGAACGATCGAATATTGCGTCCCTCGCGCCCGATTATCCGGCCTTTCATTTCATCGCTCGGAAGACTGACTACGGAGACAGTGGTTTCGACCGTGTGGTCAGCTGCACAGCGATAAATCGCCTGAGTGATGATCTCGCGGGCCTCTTTATCGGCAGTCCGTTCCGCATTCTCCTTGATCTCTTTGATCGTGACCGCCGCTTCCATCTTGGCCTGACCAATGAGGTTCTCCATAAGCTGATTTCTGGCTTCCTCAGAGGTCATCCCAGCGACCTTCTCAAGCTGCATGTTCTGCTGATGAACCAGGTTGTTGAGTTCTTCCTCGCGTGATTTGATTGCCTTTTCACGATGTTGGAGGGAACTTTCTTTCGCGGTGAAATCCCGTTCCTTCTTGTTCAGGAGGTCTACCTTCCGATCAAGAGCGGTCTCTCTGTCGGCAAGGCGCTTGTCCGATTTTTGGAGCTCGACGCGCTTGCTCTGCATCTCGCGTTCCAGATTGACCTTAGACTTATAGACCTCGTCCTTCGCTTCAAGTAGCGCTTCCTTCTTCTTGATGGAAGCATCTCTAATCGCTTCTTCAACGATCCTTGTCGCCTGATCATCCGCCTTCGATATCTTGGTGAGTCCCGCCTTGCGGATCAACAGCCAAGTGATCAGAACGGAAAGGATCACGGCGGCCGCCAAAAGAATCGCCACCGTTGTTATTCCGATTTGTTGCATTTAATCCTCCACCCTATCGGGTAAGGTACCGATCCGTTAATATTACAGTCTGTCGAGTGCAGAATGGAGGGTCTGAGGGAGATATTGAGCGACTAACCAGATGCCGATAGCAGTTTCTCATCAATTCGATCGGCCAGATTGTCTGCCAGTTGACGAAAATCTGAAAGCTGTCCTTCCCGCTCCTGCTTGAGCTTAAGAAGCTCATCAGCGACGTTAAGGACCGTCAAAACGGCAATGTTTTTGGGAGTGCGGTTGGCTGATCTCTCTGCAATCTCATGCATCTTCTGATCTACATATCGGGCAACTTCGAGCACATGCTGCTTGAACTGCTCAGCATCTTCATCGTTATCGAAGTCACCTCTTATCGGGTAATCTTCACCAAATATGTGTACTTTTATGACCCGGTTATCATCAGACATAATTGTATCTCAAGAACCTCTAAAACCCGCAGATTCTGCGACAAAAAAAATTATGTGTTAAAGACCATCTTGTCAAGTCTAAACTTACTTAATCTCGAGCTCGATCTTCTCGACCTCACTCAGAAGCGACTCCAAGCGGTTCTTAACTTCCGTCTCTTTAACACCGCAATTGTGTACAAGATCCTCACGTTCCGCCTTGATTCTCTCGTTTTCCAGCTTGAGACGGGTAATTTCCTGAGACAGATCGGCGTTGCGCTGCTCCAGGTCCTTCTTCAACCCTTCCAGCTCCTGGATTCGTGCAACGACAGCTTCAACCCTTGCCTCAAGTCTTTCCAGTGATTCCATGGTAAGTCCTTATCAGATTAACGCAACTCTGCCGAAAATTTCTTGGTGAGTCGCTCGATAATTCTCCTGTGAACCGTGTCCACCTCTTCGTCAGTCAATGTCTTGCTGTCGGACCGGTATTCGATGCTGTATGCGAGACTCTTCTTGCTCGCCGGGATCGGCTTACCCTCATAGATGTCAAACAGTTCGACTCTGGTAACAAGTTCTCCGCCCGACTGGACGATTTCATCCCTCAGGTCCGCTGAGAAGACATCATTGTCCACTATCACCGCCAAATCCCTCAGAGATGAAGGATATTTTGGTACAGGAACGAATGTTCTTTCAGATGAGAACTTCTCGTAGAGCATTTGCATGTCGATTTCTGCGTAAAAGACAGGTAAATCTATATCGTATTGCTCTCGCGCCCTGCGTGCAACTTCGCCGCAGATTCCACAGATGTCTTTTCCGAATAGAACATCGAACGACATACTCTTTTCGAGCAGCCTGCTCTCTTTCGGGCTGAGTTTCAGATCTCCAATGCGGAGTTCTGAAGAGATAGACTGAAGAACACCCTTGAGATCGAAAAAGTCATAGTCAGAGAGTTCTCTGTCCCAGTGAACCGCTTGTTCCTTACCACAGAATGCAATCCCCAGCTTGAGCAGCTCATTGGGAAGCTTATCTCCAGACGGGATGAATACACGCCCGACCTCGAAAAAGCTGATATCGCTCTTCTTTCTATTCAGATTATAAGATACAATATTCAGGAAGCTTGACAAGAGATTTTGTCTAAGAACTGAAAGTTCAGCCGATACTGGCTTGAGAACAGCAATATGGTCCTCGATGCCGCTGACAACCTTGTCCTTAACGGGGTCGATCAGGGTATTGGTGAGCGCCTCTACACAACCTTGAGATGTGAGTGCCGTGCGTAGCACCTCCTTAAAGCGTTCCTCTGGCCGTTCACGTGTCAACAGCGTCCCACCGGCAGCCGTCGAAGTCTTGACTTTGTCGTACCCAAAGATCCGAGCGATTTCCTCGATGAGATCGATCTCTCTGGTCACATCAGGTCTGAAAGAAGGGACTGTTACAGTGAGCTTCTTGCCCGTCTTGACACCGAACTCCAGCGCTGAGAGTATGTCAATCATCTGAGGAGATGAAAGATCGGTAGCCAGCAGATTGTTCACTCGTGCGGGGCGGAGCGTTATCAAAATCGGTTTCACCGGTTCGGGATAGCAGTCCACCTGTCCCGCAAGGACTTTACCGCCGGCGTATTTCTGAATCAGATATGCCGCTCTGTCACATGCGTTCGGGACGTTATTGGGATCGGCACCTTTCTCGAATCGAAGCTGTGACTCTGAAGTAAGGCCGAGCTGCTTACCGGACTTTCTGATTGTCGGCGGGTCGAAATAGGCGCTTTCAAGGAGGACATTCGAGGTCCGCTCGGAGACTTCGGATTCGAGTCCCCCCATGATGCCGCCGAGAGCAACCGGCTTCTTCGAGTCGGTGATGAGAACGGTGCCCTCTGCCAGCGTCCGCTCAACCTCATCAAGCGTCGTGAATTTCTCGTCTTTCTTAGCACCACGCACAACAATCTTCGGCGTGGAGAACCGATCGAAATCAAAAGCGTGCAGCGGATGACCGCACTCCATCAATACCAAATTCGTTATATCTACGACATTATTAATCGACCGCATGCCTGCCGAATAGAGCTTCTTCTTGATCCACCACGGCGTCTGTCCGATTCTGATGTCATGAATAACCCTGGCCATATATCTGGGACACGATTGCGGATTTTCGATTGCGATGTCGACCTCGTTTGCCGCGGACTGATCCGTTTCGGAAAGGTGAATCTTCGGCATCTTAAGCTTGGTGCCGGTCAGCGCAGCTATCTCGCGAGCCAATCCAATTGCCGACAGGCAATCAGGTCTGTTCGGTGTCAGATCAAACTCCAGGAGCCAGTCATCAAGCTCCAGCGCCTCACGTAGCGAGGTACCGATCTTCAGCTGCCTGTCGAGCTCCATGATGATCGAATGATCGTCTGAGAGGCCGAGTTCGGCCTCGGAACAGATCATCCCTTCAGATTTGACGCCTCTCATATCGACGGCTGAAATGGCCAGGTTGCCGGGCAATTCGGCGCCCGGTCCCGCGAAAGCGACTTTCAAGCCAGTGCGGACATTCGGCGCACCACAGACAGTCGATAAAACCGTACTGCCGGTGTCGACCTTACAAACCTTCAGTTTGTCGGCAGAGGGATGCTGATCGCATTCTTCAACTTTGCCGACAACGACTCCCGTGAATTCCGGAAAGAGGGGACCGGAGACCACGGTCTCGGTGCCGGACATTGACAGCTTATCTGCCAGTTCCGCCGGATCCCATTCGAAATCGGCAAGCTCCTTGAGCCAACTGTAGCAGAGTCTCATAAGAATTGCTCCAGAAGTCTCAGGTCATTTTCATAAAAACGTCTTATATCCTGAATTCGATATTTCAGCATGCAAATTCGTTCGATTCCCATACCGAATGCATAACCGGTGTATTTCTCCGGATCGTAACCCACAGCCTCAAACACTGCCGGATCCACCATACCGCATCCCAGAATCTCTAGCCACCCCGTCTGCTTACAGAGAGGGCATCCCTTGGCGCCGCACAAAAAGCAGGAAATATCCACTTCGGCAGACGGCTCTGTGAACGGAAAGTAGTTCGCCCGCAATCTCATCTTTACATCCTCGCCGAAGTACTCTTTCACAAATACATTGAGAACGCCTTTGAGATCAGCAAACGTTACACCCACATCGATATAGAGGCCTTCGATCTGATGAAAGACTGCATTCGACCGCGCAGAAATAGCTTCATTGCGGTAGCATTTGCCGGGCGCAATGATCCTAACCGGGGGATCCTGTGATTTCATAGTTCTTATCTGCACAGGAGATGTGTGCGTGCGAAGAACTACATCATCATTAATATAGAAAGTGTCCTGCATATCACGGGCAGGATGATCTTTAGGTATGTTCAGCGCCTCGAAATTGTAGTAGTCTTCTTCGACGTCGGGACCGACAGCGACTTCGAAGCCCATACCATAAAAAATGCGAGATATATCTTCAATCGTTCTTGTAATCGGATGGAGACGGCCCAGCTTTCTTGTTCTGCCCGGGAGAGTGTAATCGAAAACGTCCCCCGGTTTCTTCGATGCCGACTGGATTGAATCCAGCATTGCAGCAAGACTTGCTTCAAGCTCAATTCTCACCGAGTTTGCAAGCTTGCCAACCTCTTTCTTTTCCTCAGGCGGAAGATCCTTCAACCCGCGAAGGACAGCAGTGAGATTACTCTTGCGGCCAAGATACCTAACCCTGAGCTCGTTGATAGCGCCTTCAGAATCGACACTTGCAGCAGCCAGGTTAAACTGCTCCCGTATCGAGAGGATATCTTCTTTAGCAGACATTGTGAGGCCTATCCGGCCTGTTTGACCATCGTGACCAGCTGTCCGAAGGCATCGATATCGCGAGCAGCGATATCGGCGAGAGCTTTGCGATCAAGCCCGACACCAGCCTTCTTCAACCCTGCGATGAAAGCGCTGTAGCGTGTATCGAACATCCTGCAGGCTGCAGATATGCGGGTGATCCATAGCCGGCGGAAATCGCGCTTCTTATTTCGACGATCGCGGTATGCGTAGGTCTGACCTTTATTTACAGTTTCCTGTACTGTGCGCCACAACTTGCTACGCCCGGCATAGTTGCCTTTGGCTTTGGTAAATACTTTCTTTTTCCGGCGCCTGGTGGCGACATTATTCATCGCGCGTGGCATTGACTCCTCCTAAACTGACGCGAACCTGCATGCCGCTACGGCAGCAAATGTGCAATCCTACCGGCATCTGCTTTCGAGACGATGGCCGGTTTACGCAGTTTGCGTTTTCTCTTTCTGGTCTTTTTCGTGAGGATATGGCTGGTGTAAGCCTTCATCCTTCTAAGCTTGCCCGATCCGGTCTTCTTAAACCTCTTCGCGGCAGCCCTGTTCGTCTTCATCTTCGGCATATATACTCCAGATAAACAATCTACTTCGGCATCATGATTGTCGTGAGGTTTCTACCTTCCATCTTGGCCTTCTGCTCCACCAGTGCGATATCCAAGAGCTCTTCGGTCACTCTTTCGATAATTCGTCTTCCAAACTCCGTGTGCGCCATTTCACGGCCTCTGAACTCGACATATACCTTGACCTTGAATCCGTCAAGCAGAAACTGGCGGACATGTTTGGTCTTGAACTGATAGTCGTGTTCTTCGATCTTGGGCCGATACCGCATCTCCTTCAGTTGGACAGTGTGCTGCTTCTTCCTGGCCACTTTCTGCTTCTTGGAAAGTTCGTACTTGTACTTCCCGTAGTCGAGTATCCTGCAAACTGGTGGCTTGGCAGTCGGCGAGACCTCAACCAGATCAAGCCCGCGCTCGTATGCCAACTGTTGAGCTTCCTTGACAGGCAAGACGCCGACCTGCTGTCCATCCGCTCCGATGACGCGTACCTGAGCTGATCTAATCCTCTCATTTACGCGGATTTCTGGTGTTCGACTCTTGTTGGTCCTAATCTACTCCTCACTCCTTTTCAAGACTTGTCATTTTACTATCAATTTCCAATCTAAGCAAGGAAATAATTTCAGAAAGCTGCTTTGGACCGAGATCCCCCTCGCCATGCCTCCGATAGGACGCAGTCCCCTCCTCAGCCTCGCGCTTGCCGATAATTAGCATCACCGGGACCTTTTTGGTCTCGGCTTCCCTTATCTTGTAGCCTATCTTCTCCGATCTGGAATCGAGCTCCGCCCGTATTCCATTCTCCCGTAGCAGCTCCAAAGTCTTGCGCCCTACCTCGTTGAGATCATCCGATATTGGAAGAATCTTGACCTGCACGGGCGCCAACCAAAGTGGAAATGCGCCGGCGTAATGCTCAAGCAGAACCGCGAAGAACCTCTCGAGAGATCCGAAAATCGCCCGGTGGATCATGAATGGCTGCTTATGAGTGTTGTCAGCGCCGGTATAAGTCAACCCGAAACGTTCCGGGAGATTGAAATCGAATTGAATTGTCGTACACTGCCAGGCACGCTTCAGAGCGTCCTTGATCTTGATATCGATCTTGGGACCATAAAATGCCCCGGCGCCCTCATCAATCTCGTACTTCATGCCTGTTCTCTTGAGAGCTGCCGCCAAGCCCTTTTCGGCCATCTCCCACAAGTGCGGCTCTCCGACGAATTCAGTTTCCGGTTTGGTCGAGAGATAGACTTCGTATTCAGTGAAACCAAACACTTTGAGAAAGCGGAGAGTCAGCTCGATCACGCCCACAATCTCATCTTCAACCTGGTCGGGCGTACAGAATATGTGAGCATCGTCCTGAGTGAACGACCGGACACGGAACAGCCCGTGCAGAACGCCCGATCTCTCGTACCTATAAACAGTGCCCAACTCCGCCCACCTGATCGGAAGCTCACGATATGAGTGGAGCGAATTCTTGTATATCTCGATATGGAACGGACAGTTCATCGGCTTGATCTGATACTGCTCCCCTTCCACTTCCATCGGGGCGTACATATCATCTTTGTAGAAATCAGTGTGCCCGGAAGTTCGCCACAGGTCGAGTTTGGCAATGTGCGGAGAATAGACCAGTTCATATCCGGAAGCTACGTGCTCCTCTTTCCAGAAAGTCTCTATGATATTCCTGAGCACCGCACCTTTCGGATGCCACAGAGCGAGGCCGCCACCGACAGATTCCTTGATGGAAAAGAGATCGAGCTCCTTTCCGAGCTTGCGATGGTCTCTGCGCTTCGCCTCCTCCACCCGCTTCAGATATTCCTCAAGCTGGGCCTTGTCAGGAAATGATACGCCATAGATTCGCTGTAGCATCTTATTCTGTTCCGATCCGCGCCAGTAGGCTCCCGCCACAGACATCAGCTTAAACGACTTGATTCGACCGGTAGAGGGCACATGTGGTCCTCTGCAGAGATCGACGAACGTATCATGCTTGTAGAGCGATAGTCTCTGATCCGACAACTCCTCGATTAATTCGAGCTTATACTCCTCCCCTTTCTCTCCGAAGAGAGATATCGCCTCGGCTGACGAGCATTCAAGGCGATTGAAAGGGTAATCAGCTTTGACAATCTCAGCCATGCGCTTTTCGATTTTCGCAAGATCATCCTCGGTGAATGGCGCCGGACTATCGAAGTCGTAGTAGAAGCCTTCATCTATGGGAGGACCGATTGCGAGCTTGGTAGCCGGGAACAACTCGAGTACCGCCTGTGCCATTATATGCGCGGAAGAATGCCAGAAAGTCTCTTTGCCATCCCGGTCATCAAATGTCAATATAGCAAACGATCCGTCACTCTCCAGGGGTCGATCCAGATCAACAACAGAACCATCCACCCTGGCCGCGAGCGCCTTCCTCGCGAGGCTATTGGAGATGCCTTTGGCGATCTCAAGCGGCGTGACCCCAGATCCGAATTCCTTCACGGAACCATCGGGAAATGTCAGTTTAATCTTACTCATCACTACCTATGCAATGTTTGCAGCCATAATAAAATTCCCCAGATGGGGAAATGGTGGGCGATACTGGAATCGAACCAGTGACCTCTTGCATGTCAAGCAAGCACTCTAACCAACTGAGCTAATCGCCCGTTCTGCAGCCAGTTAAAATAATCCCTTCAAGTCATCGTGTCAAGCGAAAATCGCCCTGCTATGTCAAGTTACTCCAAATTTCCTTCATTCTGTCAGGATTTCCCGACCAGACATTGGCTGATGCACATATCCTTTAGATCGGATTCTCTTTTTACCTCTGAACTACGCGAGAGACTCAATTGTTTCCGAAGGTGAACAGATTGAAAGTCATGAAGAAATCAAAGGGCGGTGGCTATCTGCATAAATGTCTCTGATTTGACGTACTCTTCTATCAGCGCCTCTTTCAAGGGTTGCAGTTCATCCTGGCTGATGTCGAGAACATCAAATGTCTCGCGGACAAGAAGAGATTCGGTCCTCTGCAAGTCTCCCGGAGGATCAAACGTCAGGTTGGACAGATAATCCGCGAAATGCGTAACATACGCAAAGATATCATTTTCTGAGTCTTTTGGGCAATGATGATAGTAGATTGCACTGCATATCAACGGGGGGAGTTTCCAGTTTTTCGCAAGCAATCCACCCAGTTCCGCATGCGTGTAGCCGAGTATCTCCTCTTCAGCGCGATGAGGAGTCAGTTGATGCTCTTCAGCAAACTGTTGCGCCGCATGAAAGTCATTCGGAAGATAGCAGTTCATAACGAGCTTCCCGATATCGTGAAGGAGGCCTACGGAGAAAGCATGTTCCGCGCCTGCGGCATTCCCTCCCGGAACTCTGCGAGCGAGCAACCGAGCACATGACGCTGTCGCGAGCGAGTGACGCCAGAATTGATCGTGGAATTGAAGGTTCTTCTCATTTCCCTTGAACATATCTAAGACAGCTGTCGACAGCACCATCGATCGCACAGCATTGATACCCATCACTATCACAGCCTGCTTAACCGATGTCACTTCCTTGGCAAACCCGTAATACGCTGAATTCGTCAGTTTCAGAACTTTGAAACTCATAGCCGGATCCTCGGCGAGAATGGCAGCTATGTCGAATGCCGATGTATTGGGATCATTAATGACTTTGTTGATCTGCTGCAACACCATAGGAGGCGTTGGAAGATCAGAGATGCTACCGATAACCTGCTGCAGTTCTGTCTTCGCCGTCTGAGTTTCAGGCATCGGTTTCCCTAGGATCCATCGTCTGTGTGCGTTTTCTTCGAGGCAAGCTGGTCTAACAGGCGGTCAGCTATAATCTTCACTATTTCGCCGTCACTATACTTGCCGGAGCTGAGGCGCTTTTTCACTTCATCGACTCTGTCCCGGCGGACATCCGAGGTTTCCCTTTCGTTCCCGCTGTCATCTGTTTTTTCGGCCCCCATGAGTAGACTCCCTTCAAGATCGTTAGAATCAATAATCCTCTCAGCCACTGATCTGGCGAGGGATGGCCTAAAATAGATACCATTATCGGCTCTTGTCCGGATAGCGGCCAGCCTGTCTATTTCAACACCTCTTCGTCTCTCCATTTCGGTCGATATGTCGATCCTGTCAGTCCTCTGGTATCCTGTGGATCGGACAGCAGGCTTGTTCCGCATACTATTGTCATGAGACGCTTTCAGTCCTGAGTAATCACCAATACGCATATCAGATTTGCCTCGTTATCAACCCTTTCCGTCCAGAATCCTCATTTTGTCTTCCTGGCCGGCGTTGTACTGACCCAGATTTTGATTATTCCTGAGCGACTCCAGCTCTTCCTTGATTCTCGTATATCTGTCATTGGCAAATTCTTCATTCTCTTTGATCATCGACAGGTTCTTTTTGATCAACGTAGAGATTGAATTGACAAGCTTGCGAACTTCAGGTGACGTAGCTGCGAGATTGAAAAGCTTCCTATTGCCGTTTCTCAGTTCAGCGACTTTCTGTTCGCTTTCGGTTATCCGCTTGTGCATGCTCTGAATTTCGTCATAGACAGTCAGAATCTTCTGATCTCTGTCATATTTGAGCAAGTCTTTTTGCTTATCGATCAGAATGTACAGCGACTGATAGAAATTGTACTCTTCCTTCAACAACGCGATGAGTCTGTTTTCGAGTTCGACTACATGTTTGTATTCCATATTACACCTGCACCGATAGTGCCTTCTCCATTGTGATGTCATTTTTTCTTGCGGCCGCAGTGCCGATATCTGCAGGAATCTCGCTGCCCAGATACTGCCACCCCTCTTTCAGATTAGAGATGACCTCCGTCAGGTCGTCAATGATATCTACAGACCTGGTCGAGTTCACTATGTAGAGCTGGGAAATTATGAACGAATAGAGTGAACCGAGTTTCTCAGCAATGTCACCTCCAGCTTCAAAATCGAGGGTCGTATAGAGATGTTGCACAATTCTGTGAGTCCTTTCGATTCGGTCAGCGAAAACCTCGGTATTCTCCTTTGCAAGCTCCTCTTTTGCCTGACCCAGGAATTTCAGCGCACCATTGTGAAGGAGCAGGATCAGATCCTTCTGACTCATTCCTGCGACCTGAT from the Candidatus Zixiibacteriota bacterium genome contains:
- a CDS encoding bifunctional 5,10-methylenetetrahydrofolate dehydrogenase/5,10-methenyltetrahydrofolate cyclohydrolase, whose protein sequence is MAQILDGKATAKNIRAELKEETEKLKEQGVVPGLAAVLIGDNPASEIYVSSKQKACNNVGFYSEVIRRPKEFTQSELNELVRELNDRKDIHGILVQEPLPSHLSSLEMIMLVSPIKDVDGFHPASIGMMLLGRPSFIACTPLGIIELLRRFDISPSGKDVVILGRGNIVGKPLAVLLQQKWKGSNATVTLCHTGTKDIASHTRRAEILIAAMGVPEFVKGDMISDGCVIVDVGTNRVEDASAKKGYRVVGDVEFDSCEKKASYITPVPGGVGPMTIAMLLTNTMKACKIQNGIQ
- a CDS encoding cell division protein ZapA: MSDDNRVIKVHIFGEDYPIRGDFDNDEDAEQFKQHVLEVARYVDQKMHEIAERSANRTPKNIAVLTVLNVADELLKLKQEREGQLSDFRQLADNLADRIDEKLLSASG
- the pheT gene encoding phenylalanine--tRNA ligase subunit beta, coding for MRLCYSWLKELADFEWDPAELADKLSMSGTETVVSGPLFPEFTGVVVGKVEECDQHPSADKLKVCKVDTGSTVLSTVCGAPNVRTGLKVAFAGPGAELPGNLAISAVDMRGVKSEGMICSEAELGLSDDHSIIMELDRQLKIGTSLREALELDDWLLEFDLTPNRPDCLSAIGLAREIAALTGTKLKMPKIHLSETDQSAANEVDIAIENPQSCPRYMARVIHDIRIGQTPWWIKKKLYSAGMRSINNVVDITNLVLMECGHPLHAFDFDRFSTPKIVVRGAKKDEKFTTLDEVERTLAEGTVLITDSKKPVALGGIMGGLESEVSERTSNVLLESAYFDPPTIRKSGKQLGLTSESQLRFEKGADPNNVPNACDRAAYLIQKYAGGKVLAGQVDCYPEPVKPILITLRPARVNNLLATDLSSPQMIDILSALEFGVKTGKKLTVTVPSFRPDVTREIDLIEEIARIFGYDKVKTSTAAGGTLLTRERPEERFKEVLRTALTSQGCVEALTNTLIDPVKDKVVSGIEDHIAVLKPVSAELSVLRQNLLSSFLNIVSYNLNRKKSDISFFEVGRVFIPSGDKLPNELLKLGIAFCGKEQAVHWDRELSDYDFFDLKGVLQSISSELRIGDLKLSPKESRLLEKSMSFDVLFGKDICGICGEVARRAREQYDIDLPVFYAEIDMQMLYEKFSSERTFVPVPKYPSSLRDLAVIVDNDVFSADLRDEIVQSGGELVTRVELFDIYEGKPIPASKKSLAYSIEYRSDSKTLTDEEVDTVHRRIIERLTKKFSAELR
- the rny gene encoding ribonuclease Y, with the translated sequence MQQIGITTVAILLAAAVILSVLITWLLIRKAGLTKISKADDQATRIVEEAIRDASIKKKEALLEAKDEVYKSKVNLEREMQSKRVELQKSDKRLADRETALDRKVDLLNKKERDFTAKESSLQHREKAIKSREEELNNLVHQQNMQLEKVAGMTSEEARNQLMENLIGQAKMEAAVTIKEIKENAERTADKEAREIITQAIYRCAADHTVETTVSVVSLPSDEMKGRIIGREGRNIRSFETCTGIDVIVDDTPEAVILSGYDPIRREVARMALERLVSDGRIHPARIEEIVEKCQKEMEMMIREAGEQACFELGIHDLHNDIIQLLGKLNYRTSYGQNVLQHSKEVSIICGLMAAELGLDATLAKRCGLLHDIGKSIDRETEGTHTEIGAAFLTRYVENEYVVNAVASHHGDIPMLSPYAVLVQSADAISGSRPGARREPLEGYIKRLEKLEEMADSFKGVARAFAIQAGREIRVIVEHDEIDDAKAQILASDIAMKIQTEMEYPGQIKVTVIRETRAVDYAK
- a CDS encoding TIGR00282 family metallophosphoesterase; the protein is MRILFIADIMGKPGRWALSQLLRPIKVKHQIDFVVANVENAAGGYGLTKPISQKIMSYGVDVQTSGNHIWDRNEIFPFLDFAANRVIRPANCPSGSPGYGSYLHSLADGRKVGVINAEGRVFGRNIDCPFRTIDGELRMMKDSTKIIVVDFHAETTSEKGAMAHYVDGRVSLLVGTHTHIQTADEHIMPNGTAFITDAGMTGPHSGVIGMNADGVLGRFLTALPHRFTVSSDDVKIQGVIAEVDDETGKAISIERLSLDFDGRVPEGYEIVRDDENEDEDADEEEDTDGSDT